A stretch of the Acetomicrobium thermoterrenum DSM 13490 genome encodes the following:
- the trpS gene encoding tryptophan--tRNA ligase, whose amino-acid sequence MKECVFSGMRPTGKLHLGHLAGALSNWLKLQDEFECYYCIVDWHALMSEYMNSSKIKDYCREILLDWLAVGLDPEKAVIFQQSHVSGHAELHLALSMIAPLGRLERNPIYKEQLENIADKDLQTYGFLGYPVLMAADILLYKATKVPVGEDQSIHLEIAKELARKFNSTFEEVFPEPEILLTPTPRVPGIDGRKMSKSYNNALFISEDLNEMWDKIRTMMTDPARMRRSDPGEPEKCPVWHLHKIFTQDEEKKRELAHGCRSAGIGCIDCKKVLMEWIRFKLEPIQKRRKYYEEHGLEMMDILREGAERASNVADKTIEEVKSAVGFIL is encoded by the coding sequence ATGAAAGAATGCGTGTTTAGCGGCATGCGTCCGACCGGAAAATTGCATCTTGGCCATCTAGCAGGAGCCCTGTCCAATTGGTTGAAGCTTCAGGACGAATTTGAGTGTTATTACTGTATCGTCGATTGGCATGCCTTGATGTCGGAATACATGAACAGCTCAAAAATTAAAGATTATTGCCGGGAAATTCTTCTGGATTGGCTTGCCGTCGGCTTAGATCCCGAAAAGGCGGTGATCTTTCAACAGTCCCATGTTAGTGGTCATGCCGAGCTTCATCTTGCTTTATCGATGATCGCTCCCCTTGGAAGGCTTGAAAGAAACCCCATATATAAAGAACAACTCGAAAACATTGCAGATAAAGACCTTCAAACCTATGGATTTCTTGGGTATCCGGTGTTAATGGCGGCCGATATATTATTGTATAAAGCAACAAAAGTCCCCGTGGGTGAAGATCAATCAATACATCTAGAAATTGCCAAAGAGTTGGCGAGAAAATTCAATAGTACTTTTGAAGAGGTATTTCCAGAGCCGGAGATATTGCTCACCCCAACGCCCCGAGTCCCAGGCATCGATGGCAGAAAGATGAGCAAGTCTTACAATAATGCCCTTTTCATTTCAGAGGATTTAAACGAGATGTGGGACAAAATCAGAACTATGATGACAGACCCCGCTCGGATGAGAAGGTCGGATCCCGGAGAGCCAGAGAAATGCCCTGTATGGCATTTGCACAAAATATTCACCCAGGACGAGGAGAAAAAAAGAGAGCTTGCCCATGGATGTCGATCTGCAGGGATTGGCTGCATAGATTGCAAAAAGGTATTAATGGAATGGATCAGGTTCAAACTCGAACCAATTCAGAAGAGAAGAAAATATTATGAAGAACATGGGCTTGAGATGATGGATATTTTGCGGGAGGGAGCCGAGAGAGCTTCGAATGTGGCAGATAAGACTATCGAAGAAGTAAAAAGTGCCGTAGGCTTCATCCTGTAG
- a CDS encoding Nif3-like dinuclear metal center hexameric protein — translation MPYVVEDILAAVDKIAPFNVQEEWDNSGLVIGDLSCKVDGLALALDLTPEVIDKARDLGVNVIITHHPPIISPMKKWDVSNYSASLFYKSAHYGMNVISAHTNLDMSYNGINVTLAESLKIHDYKPLIDFQENAFGLGAWGHFEAEVSKDELAELMARAWNVSWIAFYGQRVRFKKVALCGGSGGEFWVNAFNVGADIYITADMKYHQIAEAQRYLTLAIVDHGQMERGGLSKFMEKLKQLPEIRVYDLTEIKAYDDPKIICIE, via the coding sequence ATGCCCTATGTCGTTGAGGACATCTTGGCAGCCGTAGACAAGATAGCTCCTTTCAATGTGCAGGAAGAGTGGGATAACTCGGGACTGGTTATAGGTGATCTGTCTTGCAAGGTCGATGGCCTGGCACTTGCTTTGGATTTGACGCCGGAGGTCATAGATAAAGCTCGCGATTTGGGCGTCAATGTAATTATTACCCACCATCCCCCCATCATTTCTCCAATGAAGAAATGGGATGTTTCAAACTACAGCGCCTCTCTATTTTACAAATCTGCACATTATGGAATGAATGTAATTTCAGCTCATACAAATCTCGATATGTCATATAATGGCATAAATGTTACCCTAGCTGAATCCCTTAAAATTCATGACTATAAGCCATTGATCGATTTCCAAGAAAACGCCTTTGGACTGGGGGCATGGGGACATTTTGAAGCCGAAGTTTCAAAGGATGAATTGGCAGAGCTGATGGCCAGGGCTTGGAATGTTTCCTGGATAGCCTTTTACGGGCAAAGGGTAAGGTTTAAAAAAGTCGCCCTCTGTGGCGGATCGGGTGGAGAATTTTGGGTCAATGCTTTTAATGTAGGAGCTGATATTTATATAACTGCTGATATGAAGTACCATCAAATAGCCGAGGCCCAGAGATATTTAACCCTGGCAATCGTCGATCACGGACAGATGGAGCGAGGCGGATTGTCAAAATTTATGGAGAAATTAAAGCAACTTCCGGAAATAAGGGTATACGATCTGACGGAGATTAAAGCTTACGATGACCCAAAGATTATCTGTATAGAATAA
- a CDS encoding ferredoxin has product MKVELDQELCIGCGVCSQVCPEVFELDEELGKAKVVKPSGAECAMEAAESCPVSCITVEK; this is encoded by the coding sequence ATGAAGGTGGAACTGGATCAGGAACTTTGTATTGGATGCGGTGTTTGTTCCCAGGTGTGTCCGGAGGTCTTCGAGCTGGACGAAGAACTAGGCAAAGCCAAGGTGGTGAAGCCCAGCGGTGCTGAATGTGCCATGGAAGCAGCAGAAAGCTGTCCTGTCAGCTGCATAACCGTTGAAAAGTAG
- a CDS encoding phosphoribosyltransferase family protein: MKISRPERIARIVWRLAKNPSQSFSLSDIAKEFEVSKTVLSDDVEIISNAINDEGYSRIIIDRGRGGGAYLIPSFNEKDRVKFLEEIALELSKEERFLPGGLIYYSDIIFNPYYAQWLGWALASMFVDSGADVVMTSEVKGIPIALFVAQALGLPLAVCRFRNRPSDGPAVALHFPSGTGDVRTMYMGTRNLKKGSKVLVIDDFMRGGSTIAGMIMMTREFDAAVVGKGVFIVSALPENKAITEYKALLMLEKNLGEPLVKVL, from the coding sequence ATGAAAATTTCCAGGCCGGAACGCATTGCAAGGATCGTTTGGAGGTTGGCAAAAAATCCGTCTCAATCCTTTTCTTTAAGCGATATTGCAAAAGAATTTGAGGTATCAAAAACCGTGTTAAGCGATGACGTTGAGATCATATCAAATGCAATAAACGATGAAGGCTACAGCAGAATTATCATCGATAGGGGAAGGGGAGGAGGGGCATATTTAATTCCCTCCTTCAACGAAAAGGACAGAGTAAAATTCCTAGAAGAGATTGCTTTAGAACTTTCCAAAGAAGAAAGATTTCTGCCTGGAGGATTAATATACTATAGCGATATCATATTTAATCCCTATTATGCACAGTGGTTAGGTTGGGCCTTGGCTTCCATGTTCGTCGATTCAGGTGCCGATGTAGTTATGACTTCAGAGGTCAAGGGCATACCCATAGCCTTATTCGTTGCCCAGGCTTTAGGTCTTCCCCTGGCTGTTTGTCGATTCAGAAACAGACCAAGTGATGGTCCGGCTGTGGCGCTTCACTTTCCTTCAGGCACAGGTGATGTTCGAACCATGTACATGGGCACTCGTAATTTAAAGAAAGGTTCCAAAGTCTTGGTCATCGACGATTTCATGCGTGGAGGCAGTACGATAGCGGGCATGATTATGATGACGCGGGAGTTCGATGCAGCTGTAGTGGGGAAAGGGGTATTTATTGTGTCGGCTTTACCTGAAAATAAAGCAATAACAGAATATAAGGCTCTGTTAATGTTGGAAAAAAATTTGGGGGAACCGTTAGTGAAAGTTTTGTGA